From Candidatus Aminicenantes bacterium, a single genomic window includes:
- a CDS encoding biopolymer transporter ExbD — protein sequence MSVEIGSKSAKSEPNVVPLCDILLVLLIIFMVVTPMITHGANVTLPEAKYVASQPDPAQILTVEIEKSGKVMFDGKEITNLETLGQMIIDKLEDLQRPDKKVLLKADLQAVYGRVVDVLSAIKEAQIEVIGLVTEQKASSME from the coding sequence ATGAGTGTCGAAATTGGCTCTAAATCTGCAAAATCTGAACCCAATGTGGTCCCCCTTTGCGACATTTTGCTGGTGTTGCTGATCATCTTCATGGTGGTGACGCCGATGATTACACATGGAGCCAACGTCACTTTGCCCGAAGCCAAATACGTTGCCAGTCAGCCTGACCCCGCTCAGATACTTACCGTTGAAATCGAAAAAAGCGGAAAAGTTATGTTTGATGGGAAAGAGATAACAAATCTGGAAACCTTGGGTCAGATGATCATCGATAAACTGGAAGACTTGCAGAGACCGGACAAAAAAGTCCTTCTCAAGGCTGATTTGCAAGCTGTCTACGGCAGAGTGGTCGATGTGCTGAGTGCGATCAAGGAAGCCCAGATCGAGGTTATCGGCTTGGTCACCGAGCAAAAAGCGTCATCGATGGAATAA